Within the Rosa rugosa chromosome 2, drRosRugo1.1, whole genome shotgun sequence genome, the region GATATTTAAATATCATGAGTCTAATTATCTAATCATTCTTATATCTGAATTTCTTGGTGCAGCTATCTGTCAAGGTGACACGGAATAATCTTTTCTGCCTATCAGTTCTCTTGGGAATTGTTTACTTCAAGGGATTGAAATGGGACTTCTCATCAGAGGCTCTGACTCTCACAATTGCTTGCATTGTGATGGGTGCTTTCACTGGCTTCGGAAATATTTTGGCTCTTTGGACATAGGTAGTATGGCCTTTCTGCTGTATCCCTTGTCCCTCACATTGGTTCATGACCTGCATTCTGTTTTTCAGCTGGTCATAGCTACCTCATGGGAGATGCAAGAGTTCAAGAAGGGTAGTACTTGGATAGTCTAGATCAACATTGCTTCCTCTGCAAGGCATTTGATAGGTTATCCCTAATTTAATTACTGATTTAAGTTTACTAGTCTATATGTAAAAAGAATGCACAAATATCTGCAGTCATATGTTCATAATCCCAACTATTAGTAGGCTCATTTTCTTGAACATTGTGCCCAGATATTAACAGATATTTTTATTCATTGTGTTGTCCATGATCTTTGTTGATAGATTTTGTTGATTAAGGAGTTTATGTCAGATTAATTTGATTTTCAAGAGACCAAAACGGTTAAAACTTGAAGAAGGCAAAACCCCAATTTGTCTCAGATCTTACTCTTCTAATTATCTCGATCCTCTGCTAACAAAGATAGGTAAAACCCCAATTTTTTTACTTCTTCCATGCCTTCATAACTCTCAAACTAGAAGTAAAACCCATCATTAGACCATCTTCTGCTTCTTCAAGGAAACAAAACCACTATTTTCATTGATCTTTTTCGAAGATCTTTTACAAGTGTTGTGATCTCTGGTTGAGTAATAAATTTTATTAATCGAATTGGTCCAGAACTCCAGAAGACAAATATTCTTATTACTATTATTATCTTTATTGTGGGAACAGTTTTTGACAGTGCATATATTGATAAATTTGCAGATTTGGAGTGCTGGTTGTGTATATAGCATGTCTATCCTGACAATATTGAACCAACATTGGAGTAACATTCACGCAGACCCTACTGTGCTTGCCACATGCATTGTCCACAAGGAGGACTTCGGGAGGTACTTGTGTAGAGTCAACTATATTAGAGATATTATTGTTTTGTATATATTGCCAGTTGCAAGTGCAGATTGTTAATCTGGAGTAATAGTCTAATAccaattttatattttaattaatGAGTTACTAGTTCTAGTTTGACTGCTTCATATCTATAAGAAATCCACTGCAATATAATGACTAAAATCAACTGAAATAAATATAATTTTAAATTAGTGTTGGACTCCTTCCCAATGAgaattttttgtttgtcttgTCTGTATCAACTTGGAATTAGAGGCTATATGAAATGCTAGTTACATAATCTTAGTCAACTTGAGTATAAGTAAAAAAATTAGCTAGCTCAGAATATGGTAGAAATTAATCAAGCAGCTAGATCCTCATCTGTACTGTTTAAGCTTTTCTCATATCCTCTGCTTTCTTGTTCAAGTCAGACATGAAAACTGTATGCGTTACTTTACTTCTGTTTGCCATAATACTGTTCAAAGTTGGAGCCCGCTCTCTGCAACACAGCTCATCTAATTTAGTTTCAGATGGCAATGATAATATTGAAGCAGTCACCCAAACTTCTCTTCTTGTTTTTGGAGGAACAGATTCTTCCGAGGACTGCAGTCTACTCTATGGCTTGTTTCCATGTTCTTATACTGTTTTGGGGAAACTCTTCTTGATTGTGGGATATGTTCTTCTGTATATAATTGGAGAATATTATGTCGTTGCTGGAGGTGAGCTGATTTTTGAGGTTAATGGCTCTGTAGGAGCCAATTTGTTTCACTTCCTCAGTGCCATTCCAGATGCCATTATACTTCTAGGTACAATACTTGCCCTGATCACTAACAATTTATCATCTGCTTTTCTGCTTCTTCGCttttaagaaaaaaatttaaatatattttttgacCCAGTTGGTGGCTTGGTGCTGTTTTGTTGAGAATATACTTGATCTATATATTCACATAAAATTTTGGGCCCTCTACCCATTGTACACAATTTGAGTTTCAGTTGGATTTTCTAACTAAAACATGGTATTATAGCGGATGAGAGAAATCAAGTATGCAGGCCAACATTTGAGAGTAAAAACTTGCATGTGTGTGTTTTGTATTCCTCATGGGGAACAATATCTATGAAATTAAATGTGAAAGATATGGAATAGATATATGAATAGATTATAGTTGAATTTGGATGTTGATTCACAAATCTCTTTTGTTTCCCTAGTATCCGGGCTCACTGCCAGTACAGAAACTGCTCAAAGTAAAGTTTCCATTGGAGTAGGATTGCTGGTTGGGTCAACTGTTTTCTACCTTACAGCTGTGTGGGGATTATGTGTTTATGCTGGCAAGTGTGATCTTGAGGGTACGGAAGGCCAAGATACAAAAGACACAAAAAAGTTCAGCCTATTAGGTATGTGCATCTACCTTTTGGAAGGCTTTCTTTAATCTACTGTATTTTGTAAATACTTCGAACTTTTATCTATATTCTATCAAATTTTTTCATTTTAGCAATATTAATTTGTGAAGAGGTTCTTTGTATAAGCAAATTAGTATAAGAACAATGTATCATATACTAACAGCATTCTGCAGTAACCTGTTCATAGCATGCTTTAGGGAGGGAAGTCAATCCTTAACAGATAAACATTATCCCATAATTTATTCGTGTTTTTAGTATTATTTAGTATTTACTGCTTTTAGCGATGATATATAGTAACAAGTCATCTCTAAGTAATTTGATTTGCAATTGCAGGTTCTGGTGTGAGTACAGAAATTTGGACTACTTATGCTGCAAGGATTATGATCATATCTATCATCCCAGTTGTTGTTTCTCAAGTACCTCAAGTTCTCCACTTAAGTTCAGGTGGCCAAGGCCTTGCAATTTTAATTGCTCTCATTGTCTCCGTGGTACTTACTATAGCTTATATCTTCTATGAGGTAACTGATTCATTAATCTGTTGACAGCTTGTTATATGGTAAACTAGAAGTTGATGCTTATCAATTTGCAATTGTTGGTGCAGTTCTACTGTGAACCTTTGATACAGACAAGCCGTATCAATTATGTAGAGCACAAGCAAGTTATGTCAGGACTCTTAATATACTTAGATTCTTGCGCACAAGGAGAGCTCCTAACCAGCGACGGTGAACCTAATAAAGATGTTCTCAAAAGGTTAGTCATTTAAAGAaaatagttttttatttttttagtattTTCAGTTGTAGGTGCTACATGATTTATTGAACTCCATGTGATTTTGTTATGCCACTTTCCTCAGGTTGTTTAAGACCCTTGATACTGATAGTAGTGGATTTGTTTCACCTGATGAAATGAGAACACTGCTTATCAAAATCCAATCAGCAAAGACTGGTTCGAGTAGGAATCATGATCAATTGGATAACATTATGAAAGAGTTTGATAGGTCTGGGGATAAATGCATTGATGTCACAGAGTTTATCGCGCACATAACAGAGTGGCTTAATAAGGCAAAGCGTCCAAAGAATGCTTTTCATGAGCCTGGCCGCCGCTCAATTAAGTACCCCTTTACGGGCATACAAAAGGTATAAGATTCTTAACAACGATTACTTCCCCTAGTAATAGATTAATTATTATAAAGTTCATAAGTACAGGTGATAAACCAAGAGCACTACATGTTGGTGTCTGCGAAAAATAAGAGGGACAAGGATGTTAAAAGCCCCAAGTGGATCTCCTTCAAAGCAGCAATGATGTTGTTGCTGGGAACTTGTATCGCTGTTCTAGTTGCTGACCCTTTGGTAGATGCTGTTGATGATTTCTCGGAAGCCACCAGCATTCCAACCTTCTTTGTATCTTTCATTGTGTTGCCTTTAGCTACAAACAGTTGTGAAACATTGTCAGCGATCAAAATGGCTCGCCAGAAGACCCAGAGAACAGTCTCATCGACATTGTCTGAGGTTCATTTCCCACTATTCTCTAGCCTCAGCTTCATTGGCTAAAACATTCATATTAATCGTCTGATCATTAAACCTTATGTCTGAACTTGTTGGTGCAGTTATCCGTAACGGTAACACTGAATAATCTATTCTGCCTATCAGTTTTCTTGGCCATTGTTTACATCAAGGGATTGTATTGGGACTTCGGATCTGAGGTGCTGGTTCTCGTTATTGTTTGCATTGTGATGGGTGCTCTCACCAGCTTCCGCACCATTTTGCCTCTTTGGACATCGGTAGTAGCCGTCCTGCTTTATCCCTTGTTGCTCGCATTGGTTTACATCCTGCATTCTATTTTTGGCTGGTCATAGATCATGATTGAAATGTTAAAAAGATGAAAATAGAATAGCAGTCTTTGGCTAGGCTAAACAGCTAGAACAATATATTGCATTATTCTTTAAGTGCTTCATTTTACCTTGACTAATCTTCTCCTTAAAACCAACTAATATTCTTCTGTATGCTCTTTGGTTATACTACCAAACAAGAACCAGCATTGCAATTTTGACCttacttctctttcttttttgcttttttggaAACATTTAGAGAATTGATATATGCCATCTAAATGGTACTTTAAAGTCGAGTGGATCATTTCTAATTTCCAGGGGCGAATATATTTACCCACCACACTACCAAAATTGTTTGGATCGACTTATTGTCTGGATTAAAAGAATCTATATTTTAGAGAATATATAATGTATTAGTTATAAGATCATGAAAGACAAAACAGAAGAAGTTAAACTCTGTATCCATCCAATGTTACCGAATGAATTGAAAGCCGCTGGCGGCTATCTTCAAATAGCTGCCGCGCAGCCATTGGCTATATAATAGCCAATTTGAACTGATGTTAAACCCCCAAAAAATAACTTTATTTTTGGTCCGTAAACACGCCGACAACTTCCGATGTTGATATCGCATAATTCGCGGTAGCTAATTAGCTACCAAAATACATTGTGTTATTAACTCTAGATAATCATGAACACCATAAAAGGGTGTTCGGTTGCCAATCATCATCAAATTGAAAACTCAAGAGCTAAAAGAGCAAAATGAGACGTTGGTAGAGAAACTATTGATGGGGGGTCTAATGAAAACAATGTTTGTAGTTCAAATGACATGCAAGATCTTTTGACTGAGACCTAAACTTCTTTTTTGAAAGTTAATTTGGAACATGGAGTTACGTTGTAGTCTTGTAGATAGAGACTAAAACTGTGTCACTTACGTATATCAATATATGAAGTCAAATATTACATTCATGCATGTTTTATAGTAATTAGAGACTAAACCCTTTCTATAAAATAATTAAC harbors:
- the LOC133732781 gene encoding sodium/calcium exchanger NCL-like, with protein sequence MKTVCVTLLLFAIILFKVGARSLQHSSSNLVSDGNDNIEAVTQTSLLVFGGTDSSEDCSLLYGLFPCSYTVLGKLFLIVGYVLLYIIGEYYVVAGGELIFEVNGSVGANLFHFLSAIPDAIILLVSGLTASTETAQSKVSIGVGLLVGSTVFYLTAVWGLCVYAGKCDLEGTEGQDTKDTKKFSLLGSGVSTEIWTTYAARIMIISIIPVVVSQVPQVLHLSSGGQGLAILIALIVSVVLTIAYIFYEFYCEPLIQTSRINYVEHKQVMSGLLIYLDSCAQGELLTSDGEPNKDVLKRLFKTLDTDSSGFVSPDEMRTLLIKIQSAKTGSSRNHDQLDNIMKEFDRSGDKCIDVTEFIAHITEWLNKAKRPKNAFHEPGRRSIKYPFTGIQKVINQEHYMLVSAKNKRDKDVKSPKWISFKAAMMLLLGTCIAVLVADPLVDAVDDFSEATSIPTFFVSFIVLPLATNSCETLSAIKMARQKTQRTVSSTLSELSVTVTLNNLFCLSVFLAIVYIKGLYWDFGSEVLVLVIVCIVMGALTSFRTILPLWTSVVAVLLYPLLLALVYILHSIFGWS